The following are from one region of the Staphylococcus argenteus genome:
- a CDS encoding acyltransferase family protein — protein sequence MTSLKERDYFFDNARAILILLVVFGHMLQPYTSGDKFLSALYLVIYSFHMPTFLFISGYFAKNIDKPYYLEKIAKRLLVPYMIFFAFFSIYYFLTGKSDELQLDPFNPVFALWFLITLFFFHVILVIVRRFSPYKVLTVSIIISIAAGFSENIDSYLSISRTIVFFPIFYIGFIFTRKQTNIFKSKKLIPVSIITFIIFYVIYVIHPINADWLLGSSPYTSLEHEGQSIFSPFKRLILYAIILIAMTAFLNLIPEKKQFYTYIGSRTLYIYLLHGLIIGIVRGFEWYPFDKPISMMTYIFLISISVVIVYVLSTNFICKWTNPIINLQKPSQFKSS from the coding sequence ATGACTTCATTAAAAGAGAGAGATTACTTTTTTGACAACGCAAGAGCAATTTTAATACTATTAGTCGTATTTGGACATATGTTACAACCTTATACTAGCGGAGATAAATTTTTATCTGCTCTATATTTAGTTATCTACAGTTTCCATATGCCAACATTTCTATTTATATCTGGTTATTTTGCTAAAAATATTGATAAACCCTATTATTTAGAAAAAATTGCAAAACGATTACTTGTACCTTATATGATATTCTTTGCATTCTTTTCAATATACTATTTTCTAACAGGTAAGAGCGATGAGTTACAACTCGATCCATTCAATCCAGTATTTGCACTATGGTTTTTAATTACTTTATTTTTCTTCCATGTTATTTTAGTTATCGTAAGAAGATTTAGTCCATATAAAGTATTAACTGTTTCAATTATAATTTCTATTGCCGCTGGATTTTCAGAAAACATAGATAGTTACTTAAGCATTTCACGAACAATTGTGTTCTTTCCAATATTTTATATTGGCTTTATTTTCACTAGAAAACAAACAAATATATTCAAAAGTAAGAAACTTATACCAGTATCTATCATTACGTTTATCATATTTTATGTGATTTATGTGATTCATCCTATTAATGCCGATTGGTTACTAGGAAGTTCACCATATACTTCCCTTGAACATGAAGGACAAAGTATTTTTAGTCCTTTTAAAAGGCTGATATTATACGCTATTATTTTAATTGCAATGACTGCATTTTTAAATTTAATTCCTGAAAAGAAACAATTTTACACATATATTGGTAGTCGTACGCTTTATATTTATTTATTGCACGGTCTAATAATTGGTATTGTCAGAGGATTTGAATGGTATCCATTTGATAAGCCTATATCCATGATGACTTATATATTTTTAATTAGTATTTCTGTTGTGATTGTATATGTCTTGTCGACAAACTTTATTTGTAAATGGACGAATCCAATCATTAACCTACAAAAACCATCTCAATTCAAGAGTTCTTAA
- a CDS encoding MarR family transcriptional regulator — MYKQLEKLITLTNNDLNLVNRRFGQRTDITSEQLELLRILYNFDRLSQYDLTMKISREQSIVSRWIKKLVLKGYITSQQSSEDLRCKELILTNQARDLISQINKARCELIEARCQCLSEGELDNLNQLLDKLNQRRISL; from the coding sequence ATGTATAAACAACTTGAAAAACTTATTACACTGACGAATAACGACTTAAACCTAGTGAATAGACGATTTGGGCAACGTACGGATATTACATCAGAACAATTAGAACTTCTCCGTATATTATACAACTTCGACCGCTTATCACAGTATGATTTGACGATGAAGATTAGCAGAGAACAATCTATAGTTTCAAGATGGATTAAGAAATTAGTGTTGAAAGGGTACATTACGAGTCAACAATCAAGTGAAGATCTTAGATGCAAGGAATTAATCTTAACAAATCAGGCACGAGATTTAATTTCTCAAATAAATAAAGCACGCTGTGAATTGATAGAAGCAAGATGTCAATGTTTATCAGAAGGCGAATTAGATAACTTGAATCAACTTCTTGATAAGTTAAATCAGCGACGTATTTCATTGTAA
- the atl gene encoding bifunctional autolysin yields the protein MAKKFNYKLPSMVALTLVGSAVTAHQVQAAETTQDQTANKNVLDSNKVKATTEQAKAEVKNPTQNISGTQVYQDPAIVQPKAASKTTNTQVNTKVDTTQVNGDTSATKSTTTNKVQPVAKSTSTTTPKANTNVTSAGYSLVDDEDDTTTNTNAEINPELIKSAAKPAALNTQYKAAAPKATTTSAPKTAATTTPKVTTFSATAQPRTAAAAPKTSLPKYKPQVNSSINDYIRKNNLKAPKIEEDYTSYFPKYAYRNGVGRPEGIVVHDTANDNSTINGEISYMKNNYQNAFVHAFVDGNRIVETAPTDYLSWGVGAVGNPRFINVEIVHTHDYASFARSMNNYADYAATQLQYYGLKPDSAEYDGKGTVWTHYAVSKYLGGTDHADPHGYLRSHNYSYDQLYDLINEKYLIKMGKVAPWGTQSTTTPTTPTKPSTPSTPTTGKLTVAANNGVAQIKPTNSGLYTTVYDKTGKATSEVQKTFAVSKTATLGNQKFYLVQDYNSGNKFGWVKEGDVVYNTAKTPVNVNQSYSIKPGTKLYTVPWGTSKQVAGSVSGTGNQTFKASKQQQIDKSIYLYGSVNGKSGWVSKAYLVDIAKPTPAPTPKPTTPTTNNKLTVSALNGVAQINSKNNGLFTTVYDKTGKPTKEVQKTFAVTKEASLGGNKFYLVKDYNSPTLIGWVKQGDVVYNNAKSPESVMQTYTVKPGTKLYSVPWGTYKQEAGSVTGSGNQTFKATKQQQIDKSIYLYGTVNGKSGWVSKAYLAVPAAPKKAVAQPKTAVKAYSVVKPQATQTTQTVSKIAQVKANNTGIRASVYEKTAKSGAKYADRTFYVTKQRAHGNETYVLLNNSSHNIPLGWFNVKDLNMQNLGTEVKTSQKYTVNKSNSGLSMVPWGTKNQVILPGNNIAQGTFNAAKQVSVGNDVYLYGTINNRTGWVNVKDLTAPTAVKPTNSKATDYNYTYVIKNGNGYYYVTPNADNAKYSLKAFNEQPFAVVKQQVINGQTWYYGKLANGKLAWIKSTDLAKELIKYNQTGMTLNQVAQLQAGLQYKPQVQRVPGKWTDANFNDVKHAMDTKRLAQDPALKYQFLRLDQPQNISVDKINQFLKGKGVLENQGAAFNKAAQMYGINEVYLISHALLETGNGTSQLAKGADVVNNKVVTNTATKFHNVFGIAAYDNDPLREGIKYAKQSGWDTVSKAIIGGAKFIGNSYVKAGQNTLYKMRWNPAHPGTHQYATDVDWANINAKIIKGYYDKIGEVGKYFDIPQYK from the coding sequence ATGGCGAAAAAATTCAATTACAAACTACCATCAATGGTTGCATTAACACTTGTTGGTTCAGCAGTCACTGCGCATCAAGTACAAGCAGCTGAAACAACTCAAGATCAAACTGCTAATAAAAATGTCTTAGATAGTAATAAAGTTAAAGCAACAACAGAACAAGCAAAAGCTGAGGTAAAAAATCCAACGCAAAACATCTCAGGCACACAAGTATATCAAGACCCTGCAATTGTCCAACCGAAAGCAGCAAGCAAAACAACAAATACACAAGTAAATACAAAAGTTGATACTACACAAGTAAATGGTGACACAAGTGCAACTAAATCAACTACGACAAATAAAGTACAACCTGTTGCTAAATCAACAAGTACTACAACGCCTAAAGCTAATACGAATGTTACAAGTGCTGGTTATAGTTTAGTTGATGATGAAGATGATACAACTACAAATACAAATGCTGAAATTAACCCAGAATTAATTAAATCTGCAGCAAAACCAGCTGCTCTAAATACGCAATATAAAGCAGCTGCACCAAAAGCAACAACTACATCAGCACCAAAAACTGCGGCTACTACAACACCTAAAGTAACGACATTTAGTGCTACTGCACAACCTAGAACAGCTGCTGCTGCACCAAAAACGAGCTTACCTAAATATAAACCACAAGTAAACTCATCTATTAACGACTACATTCGTAAAAATAACTTAAAAGCACCTAAGATTGAAGAAGATTACACATCTTACTTCCCTAAATATGCTTATCGTAATGGTGTTGGTCGTCCAGAAGGTATCGTTGTACACGATACAGCGAATGATAACTCTACAATCAATGGTGAAATCAGTTATATGAAAAACAATTATCAAAATGCATTTGTTCATGCATTTGTTGATGGTAATCGTATTGTCGAAACTGCACCAACAGATTATTTATCTTGGGGTGTAGGTGCTGTTGGTAACCCTAGATTTATCAATGTTGAAATCGTGCATACGCATGACTACGCTTCATTCGCACGTTCAATGAACAACTATGCAGATTATGCGGCAACACAATTACAATACTACGGTTTAAAACCAGATAGTGCGGAATATGATGGAAAAGGTACAGTGTGGACACACTATGCTGTAAGTAAATATTTAGGTGGTACTGACCACGCTGACCCACATGGTTATTTAAGAAGTCACAACTATAGTTACGATCAATTATATGACCTAATTAATGAAAAGTACTTAATTAAAATGGGCAAAGTAGCGCCTTGGGGTACACAATCAACAACTACCCCTACTACACCAACTAAGCCATCTACACCGTCAACACCTACAACAGGTAAATTGACAGTAGCTGCAAATAATGGTGTTGCTCAAATTAAACCAACAAATAGTGGTTTATATACTACTGTTTACGACAAAACAGGTAAAGCAACTAGTGAAGTTCAAAAAACATTTGCTGTTTCAAAAACAGCTACATTAGGAAACCAAAAATTCTATCTTGTTCAAGATTATAATTCTGGTAACAAATTTGGTTGGGTAAAAGAAGGCGACGTTGTTTACAATACAGCTAAAACACCTGTAAATGTTAATCAATCATATTCAATCAAACCTGGCACTAAGTTATACACAGTACCTTGGGGTACATCTAAACAAGTTGCTGGTAGTGTGTCTGGTACTGGAAACCAAACATTTAAAGCTTCTAAGCAACAACAAATTGATAAATCAATTTATTTATATGGCTCTGTGAATGGTAAATCTGGTTGGGTAAGTAAAGCATATTTAGTTGATATTGCTAAACCTACGCCTGCACCAACACCTAAACCTACTACGCCTACAACTAATAATAAATTAACAGTTTCAGCTTTAAATGGTGTTGCTCAAATTAATTCTAAAAATAATGGTTTATTCACAACTGTTTATGATAAAACTGGCAAGCCAACTAAAGAAGTACAAAAAACATTTGCTGTAACTAAAGAAGCTAGTCTAGGTGGAAACAAATTCTACTTAGTTAAAGATTATAATAGTCCAACATTAATTGGTTGGGTTAAACAAGGCGATGTCGTTTATAACAATGCAAAATCACCTGAAAGTGTAATGCAAACATATACAGTTAAACCTGGTACTAAGTTATATTCAGTGCCTTGGGGTACTTATAAACAAGAAGCAGGCTCAGTAACTGGTTCTGGAAACCAAACTTTCAAAGCTACAAAGCAACAACAAATTGATAAATCTATCTATTTATATGGAACTGTCAATGGTAAATCTGGTTGGGTAAGTAAAGCATATTTAGCTGTACCTGCTGCACCTAAAAAAGCAGTAGCACAACCAAAAACAGCTGTAAAAGCTTATTCTGTTGTTAAACCACAAGCAACGCAAACAACTCAAACGGTTAGCAAGATTGCTCAAGTTAAAGCAAACAATACAGGTATTCGTGCTTCTGTTTATGAAAAAACAGCTAAAAGTGGCGCTAAATACGCAGACCGTACATTCTATGTAACAAAACAACGTGCGCATGGTAATGAAACGTATGTACTTTTAAATAATTCAAGTCATAACATCCCATTAGGTTGGTTCAATGTAAAAGACTTAAATATGCAAAACTTAGGTACAGAAGTTAAAACTTCTCAAAAATACACTGTAAATAAATCAAATAGTGGCTTATCAATGGTACCTTGGGGTACTAAAAACCAAGTCATTTTACCAGGCAATAATATTGCACAAGGTACATTTAATGCAGCGAAACAAGTATCTGTAGGAAACGATGTTTATTTATACGGTACAATCAACAACCGTACTGGTTGGGTAAATGTTAAAGATTTAACAGCCCCTACTGCTGTTAAACCTACAAATTCTAAAGCAACAGATTACAATTACACATATGTAATTAAAAATGGTAATGGATACTATTATGTAACGCCAAATGCGGATAATGCAAAATACTCATTAAAAGCATTCAACGAGCAACCATTTGCTGTTGTTAAACAACAAGTCATTAATGGGCAAACTTGGTACTATGGTAAATTAGCTAACGGTAAGCTAGCATGGATTAAATCAACTGATTTAGCTAAAGAATTGATTAAATATAACCAAACAGGCATGACATTAAACCAAGTAGCTCAATTACAAGCTGGTTTACAATATAAACCACAAGTACAACGTGTTCCTGGTAAATGGACAGATGCTAATTTTAACGATGTAAAACATGCTATGGATACAAAACGTTTAGCTCAAGATCCTGCACTTAAATATCAATTTTTACGCTTAGACCAACCACAAAATATTTCTGTTGATAAAATCAATCAGTTCTTAAAAGGTAAAGGCGTATTAGAAAATCAAGGTGCTGCGTTCAATAAAGCAGCTCAAATGTATGGTATTAATGAAGTTTACCTAATTTCACACGCACTATTAGAAACTGGTAATGGTACTTCTCAATTAGCAAAAGGCGCAGATGTAGTTAACAATAAAGTTGTAACTAATACTGCAACAAAATTCCATAATGTATTTGGTATCGCAGCGTATGATAACGATCCATTACGTGAAGGTATCAAATATGCAAAACAATCTGGTTGGGACACAGTTTCTAAAGCAATCATTGGTGGTGCTAAGTTCATTGGCAACTCATATGTAAAAGCTGGTCAAAATACCCTTTACAAAATGAGATGGAATCCTGCACATCCAGGTACACACCAATATGCTACAGATGTAGATTGGGCAAACATTAACGCTAAAATCATCAAAGGTTACTACGATAAAATCGGCGAAGTCGGCAAATACTTCGACATCCCACAATATAAATAA
- a CDS encoding GNAT family N-acetyltransferase: MFKKVINQQMLEDCFSIRKKVFVEEQGVPEENEIDDYESISVHLIGYDQHNQPIATARIRPINETLVKIESVAVVKSYRGTGIGRKLMQAVDSLAKDEGYENATMHAQCHAIPFYESLNFKKRGNIFLEEGIEHVEMMKKLTSHN; this comes from the coding sequence ATGTTTAAAAAAGTTATTAATCAGCAAATGTTAGAAGACTGTTTTTCGATTAGAAAAAAAGTTTTTGTTGAAGAACAAGGTGTACCTGAAGAGAACGAAATAGATGATTATGAATCAATTTCCGTACATTTAATTGGATATGATCAACATAATCAACCTATTGCAACAGCACGTATTCGCCCTATTAATGAAACGCTAGTAAAAATAGAGAGCGTTGCGGTAGTTAAATCTTATCGTGGTACAGGTATTGGTAGAAAACTTATGCAAGCTGTTGATTCTTTGGCAAAGGATGAAGGTTATGAGAATGCAACAATGCATGCACAATGTCATGCTATTCCATTTTATGAAAGTTTAAACTTTAAAAAGCGAGGTAATATATTTCTTGAGGAAGGTATTGAACATGTCGAAATGATGAAAAAATTAACCTCACATAATTAA